tgattttttcttacgaaataaaattaatttacacaaaattaaattagtactacgattaataaattaattaaataaatacgcaCTCAGATATTGCTGATTATCAATGTTTGATTGAAGATGAACGCCAGTTTcatagttcttttttttttttttttgtaataaattggTCGTTTaacagcgaaaaaaaaatatgttaagctcgcaatttaaaatagaatatcataaaaaatttcaataatatataaatgtagtTTTGTGAATACTGATTATGGCATAGACGAAGCACATGAAACTCTGCCATAcgttattgattatttattacagaaaaaaaaaaaaaaaaaaaaaaaaaaaattaggaaataaattgtaatataaactatttatcgactttcttcatcttctttttcttcatcCTCTTGATGTACAGTAATTACGTCTATATTACAGACGTATATTAGTCGTCATGTGTGATACATTCGTAATAAACAACTCGTAACAACTTTCATGTATCGCTCAAATGCATCCCTTAAAGTTCCTTCcctatataaaaaataacaaataaatataaataagtaatgtTATTTtccgtaataatttattatgataagGGTTTTTTTTGcgatttatttagattttaaatggCTTATGGTTGAATAAACTTCAGATTCGAATTCAGCGGACcaaaggaaaaaatcatacTTGGTCTATagttcgataaattttttttcttactaaaACTGCTAATTTTTGGcgatttttatggttttttgcaatttacttaaaattttgagggtGTACggacaaaaatgattttagaTTCGGATTCATCACGTCGAAATATATAAGGATAGGTAGGTCCGGTCAAAAGTACAaaccactttttttattttgtgagcCGGTGTATTTAAACCGcgttcaagaattttgaatattaactgataatatgtaactaatacttggaataagtttttttattttttcatgacacAATTATGGTCATTTCATTTGAAtgtaacttttgcataactgAAAATATATAGGGCAGTcttgaacaataaaattggGTGGGTTTTGAATAAgcaaaaaaacctaaaaatttaattaattcattatgaTACAAATTGATGgtaaaaaatcgagaagctttgttgttaatattcaagggtcgcttGAAAACGTCCAAGAGACAGTACccgaaacattcaaaattcttgagcgacattcaaatatctaaattttcaTCGTAGTCATTTGATTTcatccaacaaattttcataagactcgaaaaaaaaagtcggtttttttttgggtCACCCTATTAAATGTGTATAGTATTTTTCTTCAAGCAcccttaaatatataaataaaatttttgtatataccTCAAAACATCCATATCAAGTGCACATTGGGTGTAggcattcaaaaaattcttcaagTCTGTATGCGACCAATTAACTTGTCGCCATGGTTCAATGCATCGCTCAACtaattcgagaaaaaaaaatcttagttCTCTTGAACGATGTAAATTACAGCCGATTCCCAATAGCGCTCGGGAGTAAGAACGAAAATTCAAGTCCAGTTCTTGAAACATCCGTTCCAAAAGTGTTGGCTTCAATTTCATACATAccaaactaaaatattaatcatattaaatatgaattatagaaatataataataaaaaatttatcaatcagTTATTTACTATTTGTGGTGTTTATCATTTTCCAACAAAATTCGGCATTCTGACAGTTCAACGAGAAACTCTCTGTCtaaatctgtatcaaaatattCTGAACCTGTGTAACGGTAAGTCCACGACGACATCATGACATTTGCacaatgataaaaatcagAGAATGTTAAGAATTGTAGTTTCCGTTTGCTCATTTCAAATCTTAAACAGGCTATAAATACTACGGCTGCATATCGTCtgtcagaaataaaaatatcaaattaatacAAGTATTTAATCTTAAGTTAAGAGCAATCTCAGACGGTGCccgacttttaaaaatattcaataataatgacTTTCAACTGTCATCCAGAAAAATAACTAACTTGAGTGAGGATGGATTTACTTGACCCAAGAATATTaggatgaagaaaaaaaaatttaacgaccTCGATATCGTCGTTAAAGTTTTAGGTTCTAATATCTAGGACATATATCAGCCTGGTGAATAGCAAACATGACTTCTAATTCAAATGACGCGACTTCGAACCCGCCCGAAGTCAGtgttgtttaaaataaaaattaaattggaaTGTCAAAATATTGAGTAGCCATGacgttatttttataatttaaaaaagaaagtacATGTGTTAGTATAATAAAGTGTTGTCTTAAATCAAGTCGCTAATGTCTCAACCCTTGAGACAagaccctgcttaaaaaatccgatagattcttattgctgtatgtataaggccctgtatttacttaactatagcacttctcataggacctattaatttttataaaatttctatggaAATTCATGAGAATCtatctgaaaattaaaattttattctaatatttaaaaatagagaacaaactataaaaaaaaatgatttttcatttgattttccaatttatattgagtggcTTAATCTCACTCCAATAAAAGGTAAGTGGATGATGCGTTTTTTacctgatttaaaaatttacccttcgaaatagataaataaaaaataattgttcttACTTAGCCAAATCATCAGGAAGcaaaaaatgttgttttatATTAGTGACTAGAGAACCAGGCAAATCTTCCACaactttgaaaattctttTCACATTGTCATATTGCCTTCGACAACTTTTTAACGTAATTCCTGTTTTTTCAGCAACTTCATCTAAATCTTTTCTACTTTTAGAAGTTAGTTTTTTACCCAATATTTCACGTACCACAGAGTCATCAAATTCATAATACCTGTAATAATGAATTcaatacattaaattatatatctgGACAGaaaagttactttaaaattttaaattaatctactatttaatactttggaagtgttatttaatataaacatCTGAagtatcaatatttattaatcattagtttaaaatttatgttaaaaactCAATCGATagtcactgaaaaaaatatgagaaaaataaaagtgaaattgacattttatgaatgtcaatttaacttaaaaattttaattattgagcataattaatttaccgtTTACTGAaagctgaaatttttatcatccctggttaagaaaaatgatttggaatgattcaaaaaaatttgaaatgatttaaaataatttgaatcgactaataaactaatttatagACATACACTTAACATGGagtaaatcatattttttgatcAGGGGTACTAAGCAAAAAGACTttgttacaattttaaattattttgtgtaatgtgaacattatttttttgctaaataataatgttttgtttttttaaaagaaataaaatctttGCTTTAGTGAAAACATtgtttactataaaaaaatagttgaatgCTGAATAGTAATTTTCATCACTTTTGATAagctcaaaataatatttataaacaatatttaatgaatatccattttaaaaaagtgaaatgtaaaagtcaacatttttttagtgTCACCATTgacatttagaaaatatttaattcatttctCGTATTACCCGAATTTCGTATTCGAATTTTAACACAACTTtagtgttgaaatttaacacttatattttttactgtgtatttttaaaaaaaagtttttctgcTCAAAACTGAATTATCAaggacatatatttttataactttagtATTCAAATAGCTTCTACATAATTTTGaactgtaattaaaatatcctACTGACAAATCGTCCCAAGGTTAATGAGTTGTAgctttaatatattaaaattaaacagttATTTACATTTCTATCAACATTTGACTAGTTTGTGGTTCGATTTGGAATGCCAGTTGTTCACTGGCTAATTTTGTTGGCGTATGGATCAATCTTTCAAGTAGTGAATAAGTTCGGTAATGATCTAATATATCAGATGCGATAAGATCCATCGAAGCGTTTATTTGTTGACATATGCCCCGTTGGTTTAGAAGATTGACAGCATCAGTGGCTgcaattatatacaaaatattgaatatgGGAATAGTTAACAATGAAacttaaagtaaaaaaatcattacatGAGTAGCCATCAACCCAAAGTTGATAAACTTCAGGATCCACGAGTGTATAGTTGCTAATGAAGACGTCAACTTCagataacattttaatttttttcacttagcGACAATTAAATCTTTAgcttatttagtaaatttcattattatagaCGATAATAAACTATGATATgaatcacataaaaaaaaaaattatattcgcTATTTGTGTTAAGTACgaaaattcttattaattatttattttggttaATAGAAAGTCTTAACcacacaaattttttgatggccgaatttgttttatgaactaaattaattagctGAAGTAGACTTTACATATAATTACGATGGTAatacactttttaataatagaactacacaaaatataaataaacatatatatactcgttattgttattgtgaGGTTAGCAAGTACCGAGAAAACGACATTCTAGTATTCGGAATAGTGTTTTGTCTTTTGTGTGAACTCTCTTTCCAAAGAAATCGCTCCCGCTACCGAACATTTCTAAAGAGCACATGCGCAATAAAAAGTGGGGGAATACTTTGCAGACAGAACACCCAGTGGGAGTAAAAACCGAAAATACCCGAGGTACATTCTTTTGTtgagacaattttttaaaataacaagttGAACCCGAACATTTCACTGCAGAGACCGAAGATATCCGAATAAGGATGTTAtggtaatcaaattttaataatgaatgtttattttgaatatcaaGCACTTTCAGTTTTCCTAATTaagagaaataatttaatttatactaagTGTACATGGGTGATTCCGTTTTAACTGTGATATTCAATGTCCTGTTTTGTTTGTTCTCACaggtcattaattaataatcaattaattaaatttttgtgttaattggataattataaacatattccaacattatttttctattatataacTTGCTACATAGAGAAAACTTACAATATATCACTTGAATGTCAGTACCGTGTCATGTCCATTTCTAGAATTTGCCTATAaactgttaattttttgtcacaataaatgatttaaactaattaccTCATAAATTCTAATGTTTATGatcaaactgaaaaaaaatggcacactttttgtttaatatactAAGTTAACATTGAACTCCGgtttaataacttttgtctttaaattttaacgaatttttgaatttgaatttgtgtgACTCGAGCGCCATGTACCTTGAGATTTATGAAACGTCTAGTGAACCATC
The sequence above is drawn from the Microplitis demolitor isolate Queensland-Clemson2020A chromosome 3, iyMicDemo2.1a, whole genome shotgun sequence genome and encodes:
- the LOC103569711 gene encoding acidic fibroblast growth factor intracellular-binding protein, which codes for MLSEVDVFISNYTLVDPEVYQLWVDGYSSTDAVNLLNQRGICQQINASMDLIASDILDHYRTYSLLERLIHTPTKLASEQLAFQIEPQTSQMLIEMYYEFDDSVVREILGKKLTSKSRKDLDEVAEKTGITLKSCRRQYDNVKRIFKVVEDLPGSLVTNIKQHFLLPDDLAKRYAAVVFIACLRFEMSKRKLQFLTFSDFYHCANVMMSSWTYRYTGSEYFDTDLDREFLVELSECRILLENDKHHKYLVCMKLKPTLLERMFQELDLNFRSYSRALLGIGCNLHRSRELRFFFLELVERCIEPWRQVNWSHTDLKNFLNAYTQCALDMDVLREGTLRDAFERYMKVVTSCLLRMYHT